Proteins encoded in a region of the Populus nigra chromosome 3, ddPopNigr1.1, whole genome shotgun sequence genome:
- the LOC133689003 gene encoding 18.1 kDa class I heat shock protein-like: MSIYGEVHNPFNNSDVWDPYHHGSHFGAPFAAPRPAFSYEATVPLVSTKIHWKETPEAHMFRVDLPGLTKDEVKVELEQGNVICVTGEKIIEREEKADHWYHLECSGGKFVRSFRLPENSKAKNMKACMENGVLIITVPKKDMNKTSRLIHVG; encoded by the coding sequence ATGTCCATCTATGGCGAAGTGCATAACCCTTTCAATAACTCTGATGTTTGGGATCCCTACCATCATGGCAGTCACTTTGGAGCCCCTTTCGCTGCACCACGCCCAGCTTTCTCCTACGAAGCAACAGTGCCCCTTGTTAGTACCAAGATACACTGGAAGGAGACTCCAGAGGCACATATGTTCAGAGTTGATCTTCCTGGGCTTACAAAAGATGAAGTGAAGGTGGAGTTAGAGCAAGGCAATGTCATTTGCGTAACTGGTGAAAAGATTAtcgagagagaagagaaggcaGACCATTGGTACCATTTGGAATGTAGTGGTGGCAAGTTTGTTCGAAGCTTTAGGTTGCCTGAGAACTCGAAGGCTAAGAACATGAAGGCTTGTATGGAAAATGGGGTGCTTATCATCACAGTTCCCAAGAAGGACATGAATAAGACCTCCAGACTCATCCACGTTGGATGA
- the LOC133688924 gene encoding uncharacterized protein LOC133688924 isoform X2 → MKVEIYHLSQNGLNRCRTTLPSSVSIPIYLNIQNPTLTLATILGFVKNPPESWLYMDLALATNTEPFAQPARLLSLRACQVRSEDSEEVSSGESIVLDEQTLMRELQVAIEEENYTQAAKIRDSLKVLQEDSKASVLAANARFYNAFRKGDLAAMQSLWEKADNVCCVHPGASGVLGYDDVMESWELVWMNYDFPLDIELKNVRVHFRGDVGYVTCVEFVKTKGRSWGAQFVTNVFEKIDGQWFISIHHASPVDL, encoded by the exons ATGAAAGTCGAGATCTATCATCTTTCTCAGAATGGCCTTAACCGATGCAGAACAACCTTGCCCTCCTCTGTTTCCATTCCCATCTACCTGAACATTCAAAACCCTACCTTAACTCTTGCCACTATTTTAGGTTTTGTCAAAAACCCACCCGAGTCATGGCTCTACATGGATCTAGCTCTTGCTACAAA CACAGAACCCTTTGCACAGCCTGCCCGCTTATTGTCATTAAGAGCATGTCAAGTAAGAAGTGAAGATTCAGAGGAAGTGTCAAGTGGTGAAAGCATTGTATTGGATGAGCAGACCTTAATGCGTGAGCTTCAGGTTGCCATTGAAGAAGAGAACTATACCCAAGCTGCAAAAATCAGGGACAGCCTTAAGGTACTCCAGGAAGATAGCAAGGCTTCAGTACTGGCTGCAAATGCTCGGTTTTATAATGCTTTCAGGAAGGGGGATCTGGCTGCCATGCAATCCCTTTGGGAAAAAGCAGATAATGTATGTTGCGTGCACCCAGGTGCTAGTGGGGTTCTTGGTTATGATGATGTCATGGAAAGCTGGGAGCTTGTATGGATGAACTATGATTTCCCACTAGATATCGAGTTGAAAAATGTTAGAGTGCATTTCAGGGGAGATGTAGGTTATGTTACATGTGTAGAATTTGTGAAAACAAAAGGTCGCAGTTGGGGGGCACAATTTGTAACAAATGTTTTTGAGAAGATTGATGGTCAGTGGTTCATCTCCATTCACCATGCCTCACCTGTTGACTTGTAA
- the LOC133687763 gene encoding class I heat shock protein-like, translating into MSLIRSLLSNPLSTDIWSPFGSSTNEISSFASAHVDWKETPEAHVFKADLPGLKKEEVKVEIEEGRVLQISGERSVEKEDKNGKWHRVERGRGKFLRRFWLPENAKVDEVKASMENGVLTVTIPKSEEKKPEVKSIEISG; encoded by the coding sequence ATGTCTCTGATTCGATCATTGCTTAGCAACCCACTTTCCACTGACATCTGGTCACCATTTGGTTCAAGTACTAATGAGATATCAAGTTTCGCTAGCGCGCATGTTGATTGGAAGGAGACCCCAGAAGCTCATGTATTCAAGGCTGATCTTCCTGGGCTGAAGAAAGAGGAAGTGAAGGTTGAGATTGAAGAAGGAAGGGTTCTTCAGATAAGTGGAGAAAGAAGTGTTGAGAAGGAGGATAAAAACGGTAAGTGGCATCGTGTTGAGAGAGGTCGTGGCAAATTCCTTAGGAGGTTCTGGTTGCCTGAGAATGCTAAAGTTGATGAAGTGAAGGCATCAATGGAGAATGGGGTTTTGACTGTTACGATTCCCAAGTCCGAGGAGAAGAAGCCTGAGGTCAAGTCCATTGAGATCAGCGGCTGA
- the LOC133688924 gene encoding uncharacterized protein LOC133688924 isoform X1, with protein MALHGSSSCYKVNFIDIREFKRQQCSWINSFMRIHSFSSPSLKPNIFLSERRHCLKKLHIGGGTQPFAQPARLLSLRACQVRSEDSEEVSSGESIVLDEQTLMRELQVAIEEENYTQAAKIRDSLKVLQEDSKASVLAANARFYNAFRKGDLAAMQSLWEKADNVCCVHPGASGVLGYDDVMESWELVWMNYDFPLDIELKNVRVHFRGDVGYVTCVEFVKTKGRSWGAQFVTNVFEKIDGQWFISIHHASPVDL; from the exons ATGGCTCTACATGGATCTAGCTCTTGCTACAAA gtaaattttattgatataaGAGAGTTTAAGAGACAGCAATGTTCATGGATCAATAGTTTCATGAGAATCCATAGTTTCTCTTCACCTTCCCTGaaaccaaacatatttttgtcTGAAAGACGTCATTGTCTTAAAAAGTTGCACATTGGAGGAGGAACCC AACCCTTTGCACAGCCTGCCCGCTTATTGTCATTAAGAGCATGTCAAGTAAGAAGTGAAGATTCAGAGGAAGTGTCAAGTGGTGAAAGCATTGTATTGGATGAGCAGACCTTAATGCGTGAGCTTCAGGTTGCCATTGAAGAAGAGAACTATACCCAAGCTGCAAAAATCAGGGACAGCCTTAAGGTACTCCAGGAAGATAGCAAGGCTTCAGTACTGGCTGCAAATGCTCGGTTTTATAATGCTTTCAGGAAGGGGGATCTGGCTGCCATGCAATCCCTTTGGGAAAAAGCAGATAATGTATGTTGCGTGCACCCAGGTGCTAGTGGGGTTCTTGGTTATGATGATGTCATGGAAAGCTGGGAGCTTGTATGGATGAACTATGATTTCCCACTAGATATCGAGTTGAAAAATGTTAGAGTGCATTTCAGGGGAGATGTAGGTTATGTTACATGTGTAGAATTTGTGAAAACAAAAGGTCGCAGTTGGGGGGCACAATTTGTAACAAATGTTTTTGAGAAGATTGATGGTCAGTGGTTCATCTCCATTCACCATGCCTCACCTGTTGACTTGTAA
- the LOC133690294 gene encoding copper transporter 1-like, with amino-acid sequence MGDHEVMMPHHGTTVSSSLTEAWDTTGFTHPHRKMMMHMTFFWGHKTEVLFKGWPGSSTGMYAVALTFVFALAVLVEVFSLFSVIKPGTNKAAAGFFQTGMYAVRSGLSYMVMLAVMSFNGGVFLAAVGGHAVGFALFGSRAKKSGGS; translated from the coding sequence ATGGGAGATCATGAGGTGATGATGCCACACCACGGTACCACCGTATCTTCTTCTCTGACAGAAGCGTGGGACACCACAGGCTTCACGCATCCCCACCGCAAAATGATGATGCACATGACCTTCTTTTGGGGCCATAAAACAGAAGTTCTTTTCAAAGGTTGGCCTGGTTCAAGCACTGGGATGTATGCTGTGGCCTTGACCTTTGTCTTTGCTCTTGCAGTCCTTGTGGAGGTGTTCAGTCTTTTCAGTGTCATCAAGCCAGGAACTAACAAGGCTGCTGCAGGCTTCTTTCAAACTGGAATGTATGCAGTGCGTTCTGGGCTGTCTTACATGGTAATGCTCGCTGTGATGTCGTTTAATGGAGGTGTCTTTCTTGCGGCAGTGGGCGGCCATGCAGTTGGCTTCGCTCTTTTTGGGAGTCGGGCTAAGAAGTCTGGTGGCTCTTGA
- the LOC133687781 gene encoding uncharacterized protein LOC133687781, with product MEGSKMSSDVKSSRTYSEPSSERGFGLELKKSSRWQQHLDTALPTQAMQSLKHQDKLKAKYYGSQRCVDMPRELKLHANDRILVQPKTSGNNHQLHSVKRNSRKDDELVKYMSDLPGYLQRMERSESIQDKALNVGVLDWSRLEKWRIAASYSNSTSLTSSNLPSKITMRSTTFPNAVHNNTLAHRSKQHPSLSSSLNSSHRDHVSRASKPPIQNASCFQDFETSSKSSVNGQKKVRRTTKSVGRNNSDVILEQGKREDVNQKITSKVRSRSSNSRYDSISIRSKVNMSACDSAAEKRAGEKEGLEVKRKPLDQTITSRIRVPSSQLRSHDVSPSSKAKNVADGKTKKGIEELQESSIDLSPQHQSMENNIVLLVPKKFSTNCSLQEPRTLLDKDLNEKHQRSLSDVFSHVEAQSSEPSSEILHSCSLISRKETDTEPHKSRHAAIVTRGAETSADASDTSACSSKMPIRLSEDKFAGESSGRAAKESVIETSNTLDQETMEVMARKGRHPSPNRRFSFSLSRMSRSFSFKESSTVPQLSSSYISTKSGPVISEGSTCLDNSNREKASGHNRARSSPLRRMLDPLLKSRSSRTLLSAENDSLKDSLNSFNLKQFDATEPLKDEKHEPPRIKALLQLTIRNGVPLFRFAVGNNSNILAATMNKLSSPQKNDSGCDYTFYTIDEIKKKSGSWINQGSKEKSCGYIYNVIGRMKVNNSSSISALTGPSSICQIKVKESVLFGVDLSQADQASPRFMANRELAAVVFKMLNEFSGLDLRQTDQNENLMHKGSSQCLPESQCSGNLGKTEHSNSATTVILPGGNHSLPNEGVPSPLIHRWRSGGSCDCGGWDVGCKLRILSNGSQCSEIPRTSKSCLMPDCFKLFTEGANQQDQPIFSLAQVEKGMYSIEFSSSISSLQAFFIGVTVISCQKSTDLLDFSNASGEKFQQEPRNSCDVTKKIHTMPPGKTHVKYTLSPPLSPFERV from the exons ATGGAAGGGTCCAAAATGTCATCTGATGTGAAATCAAGTCGTACATACTCAGAACCTTCCAGTGAAAGGGGATTCGGTTTGGAGCTCAAGAAGAGTTCTAGATGGCAGCAACATTTGGATACTGCTCTTCCAACCCAAGCAATGCAGAGTCTAAAACATCAAGACAAGTTGAAAGCAAAATATTATGGTAGTCAGCGATGTGTTGACATGCCTCGTGAACTGAAACTTCATGCAAATGATAGGATCTTGGTCCAACCAAAAACTTCAGGGAACAACCACCAGCTGCACTCTGTCAAGAGAAATTCAAGAAAGGATGACGAGCTTGTAAAGTATATGTCAGATTTGCCAGGTTATCTCCAGCGCATGGAAAGAAGTGAAAGTATACAGGATAAGGCTTTGAATGTTGGAGTTTTGGACTGGTCACGTCTAGAGAAATGGAGGATTGCAGCAAGTTATAGCAATAGCACATCATTGACTAGCAGCAATTTGCCAAGTAAAATTACAATGAGGTCTACTACCTTTCCAAATGCAGTTCACAATAACACTCTCGCTCACCGAAGCAAGCAGCATCCTTCTCTTTCTTCAAGTCTGAACTCTTCTCACAGAGACCATGTTTCTCGAGCTTCCAAACCTCCTATCCAGAATGCTTCATGCTTTCAAGATTTTGAAACTTCTTCCAAGAGCAGTGTGAACGGGCAGAAAAAAGTACGAAGGACCACCAAGTCTGTTGGCAGAAATAATTCAGATGTCATTCTTGAACAGGGGAAAAGAGAAGATGTAAATCAGAAGATCACTTCTAAAGTTAGAAGTCGGTCTTCAAACTCAAGATATGACAGTATCTCAATCAGGTCCAAGGTGAATATGAGCGCTTGTGACAGTGCGGCCGAGAAGAGAGCTGGGGAGAAGGAAGGACTAGAAGTAAAGAGAAAACCATTGGATCAAACGATTACATCAAGGATCAGAGTTCCATCATCACAGTTGAGAAGCCATGATGTTTCGCCCAGTTCTAAGGCAAAGAATGTTGCTGATGGTAAAACTAAGAAGGGAATAGAGGAGTTGCAAGAATCTTCTATTGATCTTTCTCCTCAACACCAATCCATGGAGAACAACATAGTTCTCCTTGTACCAAAAAAGTTCTCCACAAATTGCTCCCTTCAGGAACCAAGGACACTGCTGGATAAGGATTTGAATGAAAAACACCAACGGAGCTTGTCAGATGTCTTTTCTCATGTGGAAGCTCAGTCGTCAGAACCTTCTTCTGAAATTCTGCACTCATGCTCGCTGATTTCTAGAAAGGAAACTGACACAGAACCCCACAAATCGCGGCACGCTGCAATAGTTACACGGGGTGCAGAGACATCAGCTGATGCATCTGACACATCTGCATGTTCAAGTAAGATGCCAATTAGACTGTCTGAAGATAAATTTGCAGGAGAGAGCAGTGGTAGGGCTGCGAAAGAAAGTGTAATTGAAACTTCAAATACTTTGGATCAAGAAACAATGGAAGTGATGGCAAGAAAAGGCAGGCATCCTTCACCAAATCGCCGGTTTAGCTTCAGCTTAAGTCGAATGAGTAGGAGTTTCAGCTTCAAGGAGAGTTCAACTGTCCCACAGTTGAGCTCCAGCTACATTTCCACGAAGTCTGGCCCCGTGATATCCGAAGGTTCTACTTGTTTGGATAATTCAAACAGAGAGAAGGCAAGTGGTCATAACAGAGCTAGATCCAGCCCGTTGAGAAGGATGCTAGATCCTCTGCTGAAGTCCAGGAGCTCGAGGACACTTCTTTCAGCTGAAAATGACTCTTTAAAGGATAGCTTGAATTCCTTCAACTTGAAGCAATTTGATGCTACTGAACCACTTAAGGATGAAAAGCATGAGCCACCAAGAATAAAAGCTCTCCTGCAGCTTACAATAAGGAACGGAGTTCCTTTGTTCAGATTTGCGGTTGGCAACAATAGCAACATTCTTGCAGCCACCATGAACAAGTTATCATCACCTCAGAAGAATGATTCAGGCTGCGACTATACATTCTATACAATtgatgaaatcaagaaaaagagtGGTAGCTGGATAAATCAAGGTAGTAAAGAGAAGAGCTGTGGCTATATCTACAATGTGATTGGCCGCATGAAGGTTAATAATAGCTCTTCTATCTCTGCTTTGACTGGACCAAGCTCTATTTGCCAGATTAAGGTGAAAGAGTCTGTTTTGTTTGGTGTCGACCTAAGTCAGGCAGATCAGGCATCGCCAAGGTTCATGGCAAATAGGGAGCTTGCAGcagttgttttcaaaatgcttaATGAATTCTCAGGCCTCGACCTGCGGCAGACTGATCAAAATGAAAACTTGATGCACAAGGGCTCCTCACAGTGCCTTCCAGAAAGTCAATGTTCTGGTAACTTGGGAAAAACCGAACACTCAAATAGTGCTACTACTGTCATACTTCCCGGTGGTAATCATAGCTTGCCAAACGAGGGAGTTCCTTCTCCATTGATACATCGGTGGAGATCTGGTGGATCATGCGACTGTGGAGGTTGGGATGTTGGTTGTAAACTACGCATACTCTCCAATGGAAGCCAGTGTAGTGAGATTCCAAGGACATCCAAAAGTTGCCTTATGCCAGATTGTTTTAAACTTTTCACTGAG GGAGCAAACCAACAAGATCAGCCTATCTTCAGTTTGGCACAAGTGGAAAAGGGAATGTATTCGATTGAATTCAGTTCATCAATTTCTTCATTACAGGCATTCTTCATTGGTGTCACGGTTATAAGCTGTCAAAAATCAACTGATCTTCTGGATTTCAGCAATGCTTCTGGTGAAAAGTTTCAACAGGAACCAAGGAACTCCTGTGACGTAACAAAGAAGATCCACACCATGCCCCCAGGGAAGACACATGTGAAATACACTCTAAGCCCCCCTCTTTCCCCTTTTGAAAGGGTGTAG
- the LOC133688924 gene encoding F-box protein SKIP8-like isoform X3 translates to MRIHSFSSPSLKPNIFLSERRHCLKKLHIGGGTQPFAQPARLLSLRACQVRSEDSEEVSSGESIVLDEQTLMRELQVAIEEENYTQAAKIRDSLKVLQEDSKASVLAANARFYNAFRKGDLAAMQSLWEKADNVCCVHPGASGVLGYDDVMESWELVWMNYDFPLDIELKNVRVHFRGDVGYVTCVEFVKTKGRSWGAQFVTNVFEKIDGQWFISIHHASPVDL, encoded by the exons ATGAGAATCCATAGTTTCTCTTCACCTTCCCTGaaaccaaacatatttttgtcTGAAAGACGTCATTGTCTTAAAAAGTTGCACATTGGAGGAGGAACCC AACCCTTTGCACAGCCTGCCCGCTTATTGTCATTAAGAGCATGTCAAGTAAGAAGTGAAGATTCAGAGGAAGTGTCAAGTGGTGAAAGCATTGTATTGGATGAGCAGACCTTAATGCGTGAGCTTCAGGTTGCCATTGAAGAAGAGAACTATACCCAAGCTGCAAAAATCAGGGACAGCCTTAAGGTACTCCAGGAAGATAGCAAGGCTTCAGTACTGGCTGCAAATGCTCGGTTTTATAATGCTTTCAGGAAGGGGGATCTGGCTGCCATGCAATCCCTTTGGGAAAAAGCAGATAATGTATGTTGCGTGCACCCAGGTGCTAGTGGGGTTCTTGGTTATGATGATGTCATGGAAAGCTGGGAGCTTGTATGGATGAACTATGATTTCCCACTAGATATCGAGTTGAAAAATGTTAGAGTGCATTTCAGGGGAGATGTAGGTTATGTTACATGTGTAGAATTTGTGAAAACAAAAGGTCGCAGTTGGGGGGCACAATTTGTAACAAATGTTTTTGAGAAGATTGATGGTCAGTGGTTCATCTCCATTCACCATGCCTCACCTGTTGACTTGTAA
- the LOC133687858 gene encoding copper transporter 2-like yields MSQGHDHDSMDPGSMSDSGMHMSPSDMMMHMSFYWGKDAIILFSGWPNGSLGMYVLAFFCVFLLAAAIEIFSVSPTAKIGTHNPIVGALIQTCVYAVRMGFAYMVMLAVMSFNLGIFIAAVAGHTVGFFLVKVRALAIAYKNETAPKV; encoded by the coding sequence atgtctcaGGGTCATGATCACGATAGCATGGATCCTGGATCCATGTCTGATAGTGGCATGCATATGAGCCCATCAGACATGATGATGCATATGAGTTTCTACTGGGGAAAAGATGCTATAATCCTGTTCTCTGGATGGCCAAACGGCAGCCTCGGTATGTACGTATTGGCTTTCTTCTGTGTGTTCTTGTTGGCTGCTGCTATCGAGATCTTTTCGGTCTCCCCAACAGCTAAAATAGGCACTCACAATCCCATAGTGGGTGCGCTTATTCAAACCTGTGTTTATGCTGTTCGTATGGGTTTTGCTTACATGGTCATGCTTGCTGTCATGTCTTTCAATCTTGGAATATTCATTGCAGCCGTGGCTGGTCACACCGTTGGGTTCTTCCTAGTGAAGGTTCGTGCTCTTGCTATTGCCTACAAAAACGAAACCGCTCCCAAAGTTTGA